From the Leptospira sp. WS60.C2 genome, one window contains:
- a CDS encoding ABC1 kinase family protein, protein MDSFSEIVSFGLHSSLRVAHSSFVFSTKLLGILTKLAKGEPNHREIAISLREAFSSLGATYIKLGQFIASAPSLFPIEYVEEMQACLDSVRPVQFRDIRSSVERELGGKLETLFHSFEETPLASASIAQVHAAVTKEGLDVVVKVQRPDVHLTLKTDMQILGLLTKVLEVIAPEFKKSGLTAMFQEFQTSILQEIDFIQEAKNIEEFEAYLLKAKETRARVPRVYHALSTKKVLTMERFYGVPITDEKGLRQFTDNPRKVLSDALEIWFSSLSNQGFFHADVHAGNLMILKDGSIGFIDFGIVGRISPKIWRGLMLFTQGIGIGDPTLVAKGLVEMDSTDSGVNPTLLAKELDSVFNELESVYVHLTENEMFDESKVNRIMFEMKEIAEKNGLKIPREFALLMKQMLYFDRYVKSMAPEINLFRDSQNFVIGKT, encoded by the coding sequence ATGGACTCTTTTTCCGAGATTGTCTCCTTCGGTCTCCACTCAAGCCTCCGAGTGGCACATTCCAGTTTCGTGTTTTCTACGAAACTTTTGGGAATCCTTACCAAACTTGCCAAGGGGGAACCAAACCACAGAGAAATTGCCATCTCCCTCAGAGAAGCCTTTTCCTCTTTAGGAGCCACCTATATCAAACTCGGGCAATTCATTGCCAGTGCCCCATCGCTCTTTCCCATCGAGTATGTGGAAGAAATGCAAGCCTGTCTCGACTCGGTAAGGCCCGTCCAGTTTCGAGACATCCGATCTTCGGTGGAACGAGAACTCGGGGGTAAACTGGAAACCCTCTTCCATAGTTTTGAAGAAACACCTCTTGCTTCCGCTTCCATTGCCCAAGTGCATGCGGCAGTTACTAAGGAAGGCTTAGATGTAGTCGTCAAAGTGCAAAGACCAGATGTGCACCTAACTTTAAAAACCGACATGCAGATTCTCGGCCTTCTCACGAAAGTGCTAGAAGTCATCGCCCCTGAGTTTAAAAAATCAGGACTCACTGCGATGTTTCAGGAATTCCAAACGTCCATCTTACAAGAAATTGATTTTATCCAAGAAGCAAAAAACATCGAAGAGTTTGAAGCCTATCTCTTAAAAGCAAAAGAAACAAGGGCAAGAGTGCCTCGCGTCTACCACGCCCTCTCCACAAAGAAAGTGCTCACCATGGAACGTTTTTATGGAGTTCCTATCACAGACGAAAAAGGGTTACGGCAATTTACTGATAATCCAAGAAAGGTACTCAGTGATGCATTAGAAATTTGGTTCTCTTCGTTGTCGAACCAAGGTTTTTTCCATGCCGATGTGCATGCTGGCAATTTGATGATCTTAAAAGACGGGAGCATTGGTTTTATCGACTTTGGGATCGTGGGGAGAATCTCTCCTAAAATTTGGCGTGGTCTTATGTTATTCACACAAGGAATTGGTATCGGTGATCCTACGTTAGTTGCAAAAGGACTAGTCGAAATGGATTCTACAGACAGTGGAGTGAATCCAACACTTCTTGCAAAAGAATTGGATTCCGTATTCAATGAACTGGAATCAGTCTATGTTCATTTGACAGAAAATGAAATGTTTGATGAATCCAAGGTCAATCGAATCATGTTTGAAATGAAGGAAATTGCTGAAAAAAATGGATTAAAAATTCCCAGAGAATTCGCTCTTCTCATGAAACAAATGTTATATTTTGATCGCTATGTAAAATCCATGGCACCAGAAATCAATTTGTTCCGAGACTCACAAAATTTTGTAATTGGTAAAACATGA
- a CDS encoding helicase, whose protein sequence is MSQETVLYQELEKLDLNEIKKIANLWNIQKIPGKDKKSTILGLMEIFQNEFYLKGVLEKFTPLQVNILTSILKNKGVMTLGEISRKVNIPPINVEMELNVLRKYYLLYQRKNRERLTNNLDKYHTYDEYQKLIKVETNPKGEKFKYSIEKSLHKATLSELPEEWKEAVGVKKGEHIETFLKQALSAEVLQKIIDGLSDFDKDVLHQIYIHGGVIEAETIRNYITVNRGKFEQTIPHLTALYLVRDLYYVEDKFIRVVVIPKEILDHLQFSPILPPVKKGTRVRQEKISANGLDFFLNVKKLISYISRKGLNLAKSGKIKQADHKRTETELLSPDIEIFPEKSQVYQIELILPILKLLGYVDIKGENVILIQETDEFLKKDIFEIMKLVIHEVNEARTRRLNPPEVFTATEVPFYEKGILDKTVKLIMAHGKINTSVIFSHIIRDHLVFAPTFQIKTYEEDLADLRKEIISAIFYLQLFGLIEVEYPQRNLSLSELGLHYFNHEPLVTETEKGGITINPDFSIIAFPDRVSLHGIHLLKAFCELKDYDRVYTFLLTKDSFQLGILLGYDKETFIHFLRESSKADLAQNLLFLLDDWGNNLPIVTITEDSVLLRTKDSQVMELLLGQIKGKKFVLEEVSPTGIIIEKSKVMEVIAIAEKLNMIIRLNR, encoded by the coding sequence ATGAGCCAAGAAACTGTCCTGTACCAAGAGTTAGAGAAACTCGATCTCAACGAGATCAAAAAAATCGCAAATCTTTGGAACATCCAAAAGATCCCAGGAAAGGACAAAAAATCGACAATTTTGGGTCTCATGGAGATCTTCCAAAACGAATTTTACCTAAAGGGTGTTTTGGAAAAGTTCACTCCCCTCCAAGTCAACATCCTGACTTCTATTTTGAAAAACAAAGGGGTCATGACACTCGGAGAAATTTCGAGAAAGGTCAACATTCCACCCATCAACGTGGAAATGGAACTGAATGTTCTTCGAAAGTATTATCTTTTATACCAAAGAAAAAACCGCGAACGCCTTACAAACAATTTAGATAAATACCATACGTATGATGAATACCAAAAACTCATCAAAGTAGAAACCAACCCTAAGGGTGAGAAGTTTAAGTATTCGATCGAAAAGTCTTTGCACAAAGCAACTCTTAGTGAACTACCTGAAGAGTGGAAAGAAGCTGTAGGCGTAAAGAAAGGCGAACACATTGAGACTTTTTTAAAACAGGCGCTCAGTGCAGAGGTATTACAAAAAATCATCGATGGACTTTCTGATTTTGACAAAGATGTTTTACACCAGATTTATATCCATGGTGGTGTGATCGAAGCGGAAACCATCCGCAATTATATCACAGTCAATCGTGGAAAATTTGAACAAACGATTCCTCACCTAACGGCTCTTTATCTAGTTCGCGATCTTTATTATGTGGAAGACAAATTCATTCGTGTGGTTGTCATTCCAAAAGAAATCCTAGATCATTTACAGTTTTCTCCCATTTTGCCTCCGGTCAAAAAAGGAACACGCGTTCGTCAGGAGAAAATATCTGCGAACGGTCTCGATTTTTTCTTAAACGTAAAAAAACTCATTTCTTATATTTCCAGAAAAGGTTTGAACCTAGCAAAGTCGGGAAAAATCAAGCAAGCAGATCATAAAAGAACCGAAACAGAACTTTTATCTCCTGATATTGAAATTTTCCCAGAAAAAAGCCAAGTTTATCAAATTGAACTCATCCTTCCCATCTTAAAACTGTTAGGTTATGTGGACATCAAGGGTGAAAATGTTATCTTAATCCAAGAAACGGATGAGTTCCTAAAAAAAGATATTTTTGAAATCATGAAGTTAGTCATTCATGAGGTAAATGAAGCAAGAACACGTAGACTGAACCCACCAGAGGTTTTTACTGCGACAGAAGTTCCTTTTTATGAGAAAGGAATTTTGGACAAAACTGTAAAACTCATTATGGCTCATGGAAAAATCAACACTTCGGTGATTTTTTCTCATATCATCCGTGACCATTTGGTGTTTGCTCCTACCTTCCAAATCAAAACGTATGAAGAAGATTTGGCAGATCTTAGAAAAGAAATTATCTCTGCTATTTTTTACTTACAACTGTTTGGTCTCATCGAAGTGGAATACCCACAAAGAAACCTAAGTTTATCAGAACTAGGGCTTCATTATTTCAACCATGAGCCACTTGTCACGGAAACGGAAAAAGGGGGGATCACGATCAACCCAGACTTTTCCATCATTGCGTTCCCTGACCGTGTTTCTCTCCATGGAATTCATTTATTGAAAGCGTTTTGTGAGTTGAAAGACTATGATCGTGTTTATACTTTCTTACTTACAAAAGATAGTTTTCAGTTGGGTATTTTACTTGGATATGATAAAGAAACCTTTATCCATTTCCTCCGTGAATCCTCAAAGGCGGACCTTGCTCAAAACTTACTCTTCTTACTCGATGATTGGGGAAACAACTTACCAATTGTAACCATCACAGAAGACTCAGTTCTCCTCAGAACAAAAGATTCACAAGTGATGGAACTTCTCCTTGGTCAGATCAAAGGGAAAAAGTTTGTATTGGAAGAAGTGAGTCCAACAGGAATCATCATTGAGAAGTCTAAAGTGATGGAAGTGATTGCCATTGCCGAAAAACTCAATATGATCATTCGTTTGAATCGTTAA
- the lnt gene encoding apolipoprotein N-acyltransferase encodes MKIHLKILGIDTPQLYLFLATVCFSLSLEPFGFATAGFLCLLFLLLVTKEIIKYKRLRSAILYTVQFSFFITCTTFFWMGAALRNITGHGHLVTAFLFFVYACFSFYKIGIVFLGSYLFTKDRVVKETQFYLLVFPALFLLSDWLCPMVFPVYWGDLFRNQILWRQMARFGTEVLGLVSVLSVVLLFLMVSNREYQWKQTLIYLFPIVLIFSSNLFFLAESIPVEKNIHLVLVQPNTPYAKNQIREDFGFMTKTLQDVYNLSREAIQNAPKPIDAMILPESSVPFLGTLASENPNTTYSKSFVEMTESLVGLANAPLLFNELVWDEGSRNSFSILQPITLQTDRRYKHILLPFGEYLPMEREFPILRSLFPEASRHVPNIEFLSQSIQTKAGETVIFTPLICYEVLYPEFVRKMVLASPSELLINLTNDSWFESVTETKQHAGAGRLRAIESGRPYIRVAVSGMSTAYDPWGRDMMGELPIFQKAIGYLDVGTVSHFRTTPFLQFGPYPWRILAILVLFFVFFTSPKAFDSHKKKNEIEI; translated from the coding sequence ATGAAAATACACTTAAAAATTCTGGGAATTGATACTCCCCAGCTCTATTTATTCTTAGCCACCGTTTGTTTTTCACTCTCTTTAGAACCTTTCGGATTTGCTACCGCAGGGTTTTTATGCCTACTCTTTTTGTTACTCGTGACTAAAGAAATCATCAAATACAAACGACTCCGTTCTGCGATCCTTTATACTGTCCAATTTTCTTTCTTCATCACCTGCACTACTTTTTTTTGGATGGGAGCTGCACTCAGAAATATAACAGGACATGGACATCTTGTAACAGCATTCCTTTTTTTCGTCTATGCCTGTTTCTCTTTTTATAAGATTGGAATTGTATTCCTTGGATCTTATCTTTTCACAAAGGATCGAGTGGTAAAGGAAACACAGTTTTATCTTCTTGTCTTTCCCGCTCTCTTTCTTTTATCCGATTGGCTTTGTCCAATGGTGTTTCCAGTGTATTGGGGAGATTTATTTCGAAACCAAATCCTATGGCGTCAAATGGCTCGTTTTGGAACGGAAGTGTTAGGATTAGTTTCTGTACTTTCCGTTGTGTTATTGTTTCTTATGGTCAGTAACCGAGAATACCAATGGAAACAAACACTGATCTATTTATTTCCTATAGTTTTAATTTTTTCTAGCAATTTATTCTTCTTAGCAGAGTCAATCCCTGTTGAAAAAAACATCCATTTGGTATTAGTCCAACCAAATACTCCTTACGCAAAAAACCAAATTCGGGAAGACTTTGGCTTTATGACAAAAACCCTTCAGGATGTTTACAATCTTTCTAGGGAAGCGATTCAGAATGCCCCAAAACCGATTGATGCAATGATTTTACCTGAATCTTCCGTTCCATTTTTAGGAACACTAGCCTCAGAAAATCCGAATACAACATATAGCAAAAGTTTTGTGGAGATGACTGAATCACTTGTGGGACTTGCAAATGCTCCTCTTCTTTTTAACGAACTTGTTTGGGATGAGGGATCCAGAAATTCCTTTAGCATCTTACAACCCATCACCTTACAAACCGATAGACGATACAAACACATCCTTTTGCCGTTCGGCGAATACCTTCCAATGGAGAGAGAATTCCCGATTCTCAGATCCCTTTTTCCAGAAGCAAGTCGTCATGTTCCCAATATAGAATTTCTTTCGCAATCAATTCAAACCAAAGCAGGAGAAACGGTTATATTCACTCCTCTGATTTGTTATGAAGTTTTATATCCAGAATTTGTGCGTAAAATGGTATTGGCATCTCCTTCCGAACTTCTCATCAATCTCACAAACGATTCTTGGTTTGAAAGTGTCACAGAAACCAAACAACATGCAGGAGCAGGTAGGTTACGAGCCATTGAATCAGGAAGACCATACATTCGCGTAGCCGTTTCAGGCATGAGCACTGCATACGATCCTTGGGGAAGAGATATGATGGGAGAACTTCCCATCTTTCAAAAAGCGATTGGATATCTAGATGTTGGGACTGTCTCTCATTTCCGAACCACACCGTTTTTACAATTTGGTCCATATCCCTGGAGAATATTGGCTATTTTAGTCTTATTTTTTGTTTTTTTCACGAGTCCAAAGGCTTTCGACTCTCATAAAAAGAAAAATGAAATTGAAATTTAG
- a CDS encoding lipase secretion chaperone has protein sequence MKTKYLRFLSFGLIALFFLFVIYKLTQNNEFTSSNEENPNDKAESFFRTQSDGFSVDPFYLESAKSIFSPDGQFLRFDEILAKAKSGELNLISELWNLRRQCPEGSTREQCHEYIKAFIQNEYSGEDAKKLLHLLTNYLKYEEAMVQLDPSSKSYTNAERYEQIKQLRRKYFSKEDSELIFGLEEATAEFSFSRKNFLEETKNIKADDRIRLYEDFRKKTFGNYYNAVVGREPQYDKFETEMDLRQNELAKLSNQERESKERDVRIRYFGKDGNERMEKVLKEIKEEEEKITKLEMEEKNLLKNNPNLSDSEKEKKLMELRIKTLGSKELAEEYTRRLEYENTLKNSGN, from the coding sequence ATGAAAACAAAATACCTCCGCTTCCTAAGTTTTGGTTTAATTGCCCTCTTTTTCCTTTTTGTGATTTATAAACTCACGCAAAACAATGAATTTACCTCCTCAAACGAAGAGAATCCAAATGATAAAGCGGAATCTTTTTTTCGCACTCAAAGTGATGGATTTTCAGTGGACCCTTTTTATCTAGAATCAGCAAAATCAATCTTTTCACCTGACGGGCAATTTTTAAGGTTTGATGAAATCCTCGCCAAAGCAAAGTCAGGTGAATTGAATTTAATTTCCGAATTATGGAATTTAAGAAGGCAGTGTCCAGAAGGAAGTACCAGAGAACAATGCCACGAATACATCAAAGCCTTTATTCAAAATGAATATTCGGGAGAAGATGCCAAAAAACTCTTACACTTACTCACCAATTATTTAAAGTATGAAGAAGCAATGGTACAACTCGATCCAAGTTCAAAGTCCTATACGAATGCAGAACGATACGAACAAATCAAACAACTTCGAAGAAAGTATTTTTCCAAAGAAGATTCAGAACTCATCTTTGGCCTGGAAGAAGCCACTGCCGAATTTAGTTTCAGTCGAAAGAATTTTTTAGAGGAAACCAAAAACATCAAAGCCGATGATCGCATTCGGTTGTATGAAGATTTTCGTAAAAAAACATTTGGCAATTATTACAATGCCGTTGTTGGGCGAGAACCTCAATATGATAAATTCGAAACCGAGATGGACCTTCGACAAAATGAACTGGCAAAGTTATCAAACCAAGAACGGGAATCCAAAGAACGAGACGTAAGAATTCGTTATTTCGGAAAAGATGGTAATGAACGAATGGAAAAGGTTTTAAAAGAAATCAAAGAAGAAGAAGAGAAAATAACAAAACTGGAAATGGAAGAAAAAAATCTTTTGAAGAACAATCCTAACCTATCGGATTCTGAAAAAGAAAAAAAACTGATGGAGTTACGAATCAAAACACTTGGTAGTAAGGAACTGGCAGAGGAATATACCCGTCGTCTGGAATATGAAAATACACTTAAAAATTCTGGGAATTGA
- a CDS encoding esterase/lipase family protein, whose protein sequence is MIRKSLLAFFVTAMMASPVLASSGSSSKPLAGTYPIILSHGLFGWGENSGGVISIVNYWGGTDDYLRSQGATVYAPAKTAANSNEVRAQELKAAILTYAAATNYSGKFHILGHSQGGLDSRYMVSNLGLSSRVATLTTLNTPHYGSPIADIIKTVLPGWIQPFVASIVETLVKVVYGGTNQQNALAALSSLTKEGLTSFNSYTPNRSGVKYFSYGSYITLPDLIQHPLMGILHPACAAGGLFQGQGATNDGLVPLSSQKWGTWKGGPSYGILTTGVDHLQVSNTLRSGSFWYDVEGFYMNMASNMKANQ, encoded by the coding sequence ATGATTCGAAAAAGTCTTTTGGCCTTTTTTGTCACTGCCATGATGGCATCCCCAGTGCTTGCGAGTTCTGGTTCTTCTTCCAAACCGCTTGCGGGAACTTACCCGATCATTTTATCCCATGGTCTTTTTGGATGGGGAGAAAATTCTGGTGGGGTCATCAGCATTGTCAACTATTGGGGCGGAACTGATGACTACCTCAGAAGCCAAGGAGCAACCGTATATGCTCCTGCAAAAACAGCTGCCAACTCAAACGAGGTGCGTGCACAAGAACTCAAAGCAGCGATCTTAACCTATGCAGCCGCCACAAATTACTCTGGAAAATTCCACATTCTCGGTCACTCCCAAGGTGGACTCGATAGCCGGTATATGGTATCAAACCTTGGTCTCTCTAGCCGAGTGGCAACGCTCACAACACTCAATACTCCTCATTACGGTTCCCCTATTGCTGATATCATTAAAACCGTTCTTCCCGGTTGGATCCAACCGTTTGTTGCAAGCATTGTGGAAACTCTAGTGAAAGTTGTGTACGGTGGAACAAACCAACAAAATGCTCTCGCAGCCCTTTCCTCTCTTACAAAAGAAGGCCTAACATCTTTTAACTCCTATACACCAAACCGTTCTGGAGTGAAATACTTCTCTTATGGATCTTACATTACCCTTCCTGATTTGATCCAACACCCGCTCATGGGAATCTTACACCCTGCTTGTGCGGCTGGTGGACTCTTCCAAGGCCAAGGGGCAACGAATGATGGTCTTGTTCCACTTTCCTCTCAAAAATGGGGAACATGGAAAGGTGGCCCTTCCTACGGAATTCTGACTACAGGTGTCGACCACTTACAAGTCTCCAACACACTTCGTTCTGGAAGTTTCTGGTATGATGTGGAAGGCTTTTATATGAATATGGCTTCCAATATGAAGGCAAACCAATAA
- a CDS encoding TetR family transcriptional regulator produces MPQTQTKQIEDKVFTKRERTRNTIFHTALGLFQREGYESTTMRSIAKEAKVSLGLTYYHFQSKEDLVLEYYRETQKEVIKRCEAFFKTTKDFKSRYKFIITTQLDLLTNQKQFLQVLARHAGDPNDPLSPFSQESEGLRKEAVGIIRLAMDSSNAKVREDLSRILPDLLWMQQMGILFYWLTDPSKSYQNTKLLIRDSLDLSFKLIKLSNFPLFKNLMGPVFRMVRLVKSKP; encoded by the coding sequence ATGCCACAAACACAAACGAAACAAATAGAAGATAAGGTTTTCACAAAACGAGAAAGGACAAGAAATACAATCTTTCACACAGCTTTGGGGTTATTTCAAAGAGAAGGGTATGAATCGACGACAATGAGGAGCATTGCAAAAGAAGCGAAGGTGTCATTGGGATTAACATACTATCACTTTCAATCCAAAGAAGATTTAGTATTGGAGTATTACAGAGAAACCCAGAAGGAGGTAATCAAAAGGTGCGAAGCTTTTTTTAAAACGACAAAAGATTTTAAATCAAGATATAAATTTATCATCACAACGCAATTAGACTTACTCACAAATCAAAAACAGTTTTTGCAGGTTCTTGCAAGACATGCAGGAGACCCAAATGATCCGCTCTCTCCGTTTAGTCAAGAGAGTGAGGGATTGAGAAAGGAGGCGGTGGGGATCATTCGACTAGCGATGGATTCTTCCAATGCAAAAGTTCGGGAAGATCTGAGTAGAATCCTACCTGATCTATTATGGATGCAACAAATGGGAATTCTATTTTATTGGCTTACCGATCCTAGTAAATCCTACCAGAATACAAAACTTTTGATTCGAGATTCTTTGGACCTGTCTTTTAAACTCATCAAACTTTCTAATTTTCCTTTATTTAAAAATTTGATGGGGCCAGTCTTTCGTATGGTTCGGCTTGTGAAATCAAAACCGTAA
- a CDS encoding YgcG family protein, whose product MKQEKNRVFPFLSICLFLISFHLTPLFAKEPKILTTPITDEVGVLNSEQVTNLQTIIIGMEQKTSAQVFLYIIQSLEGETIESYSLKVAELSQIGQKGKDNGVLVLLSVGDRKVRIEVGYGLEETLTDVLCNRIIRNIMIPEFKNGDLARGVLLGFSAIESVLLGASETNPNLQTDYPEGIGHAFSTDNTVRNLGIATGVIVVALIGFFVMTDGKKYKRKLWLEVLYGGVVLIGLIYFLPDAMFYFFCLGIVCLNLYLLYGLWEWYAYPLAILSLAFWIPFLQITFHAESIVLLWVFGIIGSILLVIKLALDEVLKERFGELAKQFGLSASELLFHILAFVSFWFSFQSFLNNEGLFYILYYQGIILFTLYGFSISVFQKHAIRYAMAFVVWLCLVGGIAFSLPKGQELSPPIDLEKVFVTFSWFVCLVLGFVLAKTIQVNSWNTRSLKYGLISLVWTFGFSIERILGQTVSFSFFGWVFLLSYFIILVLHFFYTVWEESDGSSYSSYSSSSRSSSSYSSSSSSYSTSSRSSSGGGGSFGGGGSSGSW is encoded by the coding sequence ATGAAACAGGAAAAGAATCGTGTCTTTCCATTCCTAAGCATTTGCCTTTTTTTGATATCGTTCCATCTGACACCTCTTTTTGCAAAAGAGCCAAAGATACTTACCACTCCCATTACAGATGAAGTTGGAGTTTTAAATTCCGAACAAGTCACAAACTTACAAACAATCATCATCGGAATGGAACAAAAAACATCTGCACAAGTTTTTTTATACATCATCCAGAGTTTAGAGGGAGAAACCATTGAGTCGTATTCCCTTAAAGTTGCGGAACTATCTCAGATTGGTCAAAAAGGAAAAGACAATGGTGTTTTGGTCTTACTCTCTGTGGGAGATCGAAAAGTGAGGATTGAGGTAGGTTATGGGTTGGAGGAAACATTAACAGACGTTTTATGTAATCGAATCATCCGAAATATCATGATTCCTGAGTTTAAAAACGGTGATTTGGCTCGAGGTGTTTTACTTGGATTTTCGGCAATTGAATCGGTTCTACTCGGTGCAAGTGAGACCAATCCAAATTTGCAAACGGATTATCCAGAGGGAATCGGACATGCGTTTTCCACAGACAACACTGTGCGGAATTTAGGAATTGCCACAGGCGTTATCGTTGTGGCACTGATCGGTTTTTTCGTGATGACAGATGGGAAAAAATACAAACGAAAACTTTGGTTAGAAGTATTGTATGGTGGAGTCGTTTTGATTGGACTCATCTACTTTCTTCCTGACGCCATGTTTTATTTCTTTTGTTTGGGAATTGTTTGTTTAAATTTATATCTTTTGTATGGTCTCTGGGAATGGTATGCATATCCATTAGCCATCCTGTCCCTTGCTTTTTGGATTCCTTTTTTACAAATTACATTCCATGCGGAATCGATCGTTCTCCTTTGGGTGTTTGGTATCATTGGATCCATATTACTTGTCATTAAACTAGCATTAGACGAAGTTTTGAAGGAAAGATTTGGGGAACTTGCAAAACAATTCGGCCTGAGTGCGAGTGAACTTTTATTTCACATACTTGCCTTTGTTAGTTTCTGGTTTAGCTTCCAATCGTTTCTAAACAACGAAGGATTATTTTACATTTTGTACTACCAGGGAATCATCCTCTTTACTCTCTATGGATTCTCAATTTCTGTGTTTCAAAAACATGCGATCCGATACGCAATGGCTTTCGTTGTTTGGTTATGCCTAGTGGGAGGGATTGCGTTTTCCTTGCCAAAAGGACAGGAACTGTCTCCGCCCATCGACCTTGAAAAAGTATTTGTTACCTTTTCTTGGTTTGTTTGTTTGGTGTTAGGTTTTGTTTTGGCAAAGACCATCCAAGTCAACTCTTGGAACACTAGGTCATTGAAATATGGACTCATTTCTCTCGTTTGGACTTTCGGCTTTTCGATCGAACGAATTCTTGGTCAGACAGTTTCCTTTTCCTTCTTTGGTTGGGTCTTTCTTCTTTCCTATTTCATCATCCTCGTTCTACATTTCTTCTATACTGTTTGGGAAGAGAGTGATGGTAGCTCTTATTCGTCTTATTCTTCTAGCTCCCGTTCCTCTTCAAGTTATAGCAGCTCTTCGAGTTCGTATAGTACTAGCTCGAGATCGAGTTCTGGCGGCGGTGGTAGTTTTGGCGGTGGTGGAAGTTCAGGAAGTTGGTAA
- a CDS encoding GNAT family N-acetyltransferase has product MIRDLLESDRNQTIELVNQFFRKVNELELDGLFRIRPRAATKFTDIYFKLIGTGKVYMRGYFVEEELVSLVIGRIEEKPHLEEERSLFIDLAVTKLGKKKKGFMSALLKDVDLWCLEKNILAIELRAILKNEEAIQFWNKSSFEPFYIRYRKRVAG; this is encoded by the coding sequence TTGATCCGCGATCTTTTAGAATCAGACAGAAACCAAACCATCGAACTCGTAAATCAGTTTTTCCGAAAGGTAAACGAACTCGAGTTAGATGGCCTTTTTCGCATCCGCCCTCGCGCCGCTACCAAATTTACCGATATCTATTTCAAACTAATTGGCACAGGAAAAGTATATATGCGTGGGTATTTTGTGGAAGAGGAACTTGTTTCTCTTGTCATAGGTAGAATCGAAGAAAAACCACACTTAGAAGAAGAAAGAAGTCTTTTCATTGACCTTGCCGTAACAAAGTTAGGGAAAAAGAAAAAAGGATTTATGTCCGCACTTTTGAAAGATGTGGACCTTTGGTGTTTAGAAAAGAACATTCTGGCCATTGAATTACGTGCGATTCTCAAAAATGAAGAAGCAATTCAGTTTTGGAACAAGTCCAGTTTCGAACCATTTTACATCCGTTACCGCAAACGTGTTGCGGGTTAA